A genomic segment from Desulfonatronum lacustre DSM 10312 encodes:
- the ileS gene encoding isoleucine--tRNA ligase translates to MTDYKKTLNLPQTSFPMRANLSQNEPKMLAFWEKINAYEAMIAPNAGARTYVLHDGPPYANGHIHLGTALNKVLKDIIVKSRNMQGLRAEYVPGWDCHGLPIELKVEQEFKLKQKSVSTLEIRARCREYATKYLDIQREEFKRLGVLGTWDEPYLTMKPAYEAATARELARFMAKGAVVRNKKPVHWCCSCETALAEAEVEYAEHGSPSIYVAFPVNDPKLAEVFPDLGEAPTSIVIWTTTPWTIPDNMAVAVHPEFTYALVQAGESGRFILAEELVPRLKEVFGWADVQVLAGVPGQRLEGLLAAHPFYDRPSPVVLADYVTLEAGTGCVHTAPGHGRDDYETGLRYGLETLSPLDDRGCFSPQTELVGGLNVFKANPKVIEILEQNGRLLAQEKISHSYPHCWRCRKPVIFRATMQWFISMQADDLRGKALNEIDRRVNWIPAWGRERIHNMIANRPDWCISRQRNWGVPIVALICKDCGHTYTDPDWVVSVVDQFAGHERGADYWFEAALDEVVPAGLACPDCASTFWEKEDDILDVWFDSGTSFAAVLEQRPECTFPADLYLEGSDQHRGWFHSSLLASVGTRGTAPYKAVLTHGYVVDANGRKMSKSVGNVIAPQEIIKQYGAEILRLWVASEDYQDDVRISTETLNRLVDAYRRIRNTCRFLLGNLADFRPAEHAVATDRLLPLDRFALDLFSRRHARIAEAYERYEFHKVFHTLHNMCVTDLSAFYLDIVKDRLYVSAPGGLARRSAQTVLWRALEMLLTDMAPVLSFTAEEVYQHLPEDVRGTSPSVFGLRFQGPDMSAPAGAIADPLAEEARQAWETVIRVRAETTKAIEPVRKAGIVGHSLDTEVTLYVHDDLLDVLRPMASMLREVFIVSKVEVRPESEATESQASGNKAPNLFVSEEVDGLRIAVAPAPGTKCPRCWVYSEELDAEAAEGDDGVCPRCREALEGR, encoded by the coding sequence ATGACCGACTACAAGAAAACCTTGAACCTGCCGCAAACGTCTTTCCCCATGCGGGCCAATTTGAGTCAGAACGAACCCAAGATGCTGGCTTTCTGGGAAAAAATCAACGCCTACGAGGCCATGATCGCTCCCAATGCCGGGGCGCGGACTTATGTTCTTCATGACGGCCCGCCGTATGCCAACGGCCATATTCACCTGGGCACGGCCCTGAACAAGGTTCTTAAGGACATCATCGTCAAGTCCCGGAACATGCAGGGGCTGCGCGCCGAGTACGTGCCCGGCTGGGATTGTCACGGGCTGCCCATCGAACTCAAGGTGGAGCAGGAGTTCAAGCTGAAGCAGAAGTCCGTTTCCACCCTGGAAATCCGGGCCCGATGCCGGGAGTACGCCACCAAATACCTGGACATCCAGCGCGAGGAATTCAAGCGTCTGGGGGTGCTGGGCACCTGGGACGAGCCGTATCTGACCATGAAGCCGGCTTACGAGGCGGCCACGGCCAGGGAATTGGCCCGATTCATGGCCAAGGGCGCGGTGGTCCGGAACAAGAAGCCGGTGCACTGGTGCTGTTCTTGCGAGACGGCCCTGGCCGAGGCCGAGGTGGAGTACGCGGAGCATGGTTCTCCCTCGATTTACGTGGCCTTTCCGGTGAACGACCCCAAGCTGGCCGAAGTGTTTCCGGACCTGGGCGAGGCTCCGACGTCCATCGTGATCTGGACCACCACCCCCTGGACCATTCCGGACAACATGGCCGTGGCCGTGCATCCGGAGTTTACCTATGCCCTGGTTCAGGCCGGAGAATCCGGGCGGTTCATCCTGGCCGAGGAATTGGTTCCCAGGTTGAAGGAAGTCTTCGGTTGGGCCGACGTTCAGGTGCTGGCCGGCGTGCCTGGGCAGCGCCTGGAGGGGCTGCTGGCCGCGCATCCGTTTTACGATCGTCCTTCGCCGGTGGTCTTGGCGGATTACGTGACCCTGGAGGCCGGCACCGGCTGCGTGCACACCGCCCCCGGGCATGGCCGGGACGACTATGAAACCGGCTTGCGCTACGGCCTGGAGACTCTCTCCCCCCTGGACGACCGAGGCTGTTTCTCTCCCCAGACCGAGTTGGTGGGCGGACTGAACGTCTTCAAGGCCAACCCCAAGGTGATTGAAATCCTGGAACAAAACGGTCGGCTGCTGGCCCAGGAAAAAATCTCCCACTCTTACCCGCATTGCTGGCGCTGCCGCAAGCCGGTGATTTTTCGGGCCACCATGCAGTGGTTCATCTCCATGCAGGCGGATGATCTGCGCGGGAAGGCTCTGAATGAAATCGACCGGCGGGTGAACTGGATTCCGGCCTGGGGACGGGAGCGAATCCATAACATGATCGCCAACCGCCCGGACTGGTGCATCTCCCGGCAGCGCAACTGGGGCGTACCCATCGTGGCCCTGATCTGCAAGGACTGCGGCCATACTTACACGGACCCGGACTGGGTCGTTTCCGTGGTGGATCAGTTCGCGGGGCACGAACGGGGAGCGGACTATTGGTTCGAGGCTGCTCTGGACGAGGTGGTCCCGGCCGGTCTGGCCTGCCCGGACTGCGCTTCGACCTTCTGGGAAAAGGAGGACGACATCCTGGACGTTTGGTTCGATTCCGGAACCAGTTTTGCCGCGGTTCTGGAACAACGTCCGGAATGCACGTTCCCGGCGGACCTGTATCTGGAAGGGTCGGACCAGCATCGCGGCTGGTTCCACAGCTCGCTGCTGGCCTCCGTGGGCACCCGGGGCACGGCTCCCTACAAGGCGGTTTTGACGCATGGCTACGTGGTGGACGCCAATGGCCGCAAGATGTCCAAGTCCGTGGGCAACGTCATCGCTCCCCAGGAGATCATCAAACAGTACGGCGCGGAAATTCTGCGGCTCTGGGTGGCCTCCGAGGACTACCAGGACGACGTGCGCATTTCCACGGAAACCTTGAACCGCCTGGTGGACGCCTATCGCCGCATCCGGAACACCTGTCGGTTCCTGCTGGGCAACCTTGCCGACTTCCGGCCCGCGGAGCACGCCGTGGCCACGGACCGGCTCCTACCCCTGGATCGGTTCGCCCTGGATCTGTTCTCCCGACGGCACGCCAGGATCGCGGAGGCGTATGAACGGTACGAATTCCATAAAGTGTTCCATACCCTGCACAACATGTGCGTCACGGACCTGAGCGCCTTTTACCTGGATATCGTCAAGGACCGCCTGTACGTCTCGGCCCCGGGCGGCTTGGCCAGGCGCTCGGCCCAGACCGTGCTCTGGCGGGCCCTGGAGATGCTGCTCACGGACATGGCCCCGGTCCTGAGTTTCACCGCGGAAGAGGTGTATCAGCACCTGCCCGAGGACGTCCGCGGGACGTCGCCCAGCGTCTTCGGCCTGCGCTTTCAAGGCCCGGATATGTCGGCTCCAGCAGGTGCGATCGCCGACCCCCTGGCCGAAGAAGCGCGACAGGCCTGGGAAACCGTGATCCGGGTCCGGGCCGAAACCACCAAGGCCATCGAGCCGGTGCGCAAGGCCGGGATCGTGGGACACTCCCTGGATACGGAGGTGACCCTGTACGTCCATGACGACCTGCTGGACGTGCTCCGGCCCATGGCCTCGATGCTCAGGGAAGTGTTCATCGTCTCCAAGGTGGAGGTCCGTCCGGAAAGCGAGGCCACTGAAAGCCAGGCGTCGGGCAATAAAGCTCCCAACCTTTTCGTCAGCGAAGAGGTCGACGGACTGCGCATCGCCGTGGCTCCGGCTCCCGGGACGAAGTGCCCCCGCTGTTGGGTCTACAGCGAGGAACTGGACGCGGAAGCCGCGGAGGGCGACGACGGCGTTTGCCCCCGCTGTCGGGAAGCCCTGGAGGGTCGGTAA
- a CDS encoding SagB/ThcOx family dehydrogenase: MSDDRLRAHRLFLTDHLRKQTDFSRTAQNLGISPPPVQKPAPLEARKVTLSAPDQWPDAMGRTPLIQAIAQRESRRGYSGEELTLVELSFLLWATQGIRKMLGQGTALRTVPSAGARHSFETYLFINKIVDVAPGLYRYLPLDHALVHVRDVPDMESALARAAYGQKFVGRAAVTFVWACIPERMEWRYGLTAHRVILLDAGHVCQNLYLACEAVGAGTCAVAAYDQAEMDQLLGVDGEDEFAVYLAPVGKKGLKIED; the protein is encoded by the coding sequence ATGAGTGATGATCGCTTGCGGGCCCACCGCCTGTTTTTGACCGACCATCTGCGCAAGCAGACGGATTTTTCCAGGACCGCCCAAAATCTGGGGATCTCCCCGCCTCCGGTACAGAAACCGGCCCCTCTCGAAGCTCGAAAAGTCACGCTGTCCGCTCCGGACCAATGGCCGGACGCAATGGGGCGTACGCCTCTGATCCAGGCCATTGCCCAGAGGGAGAGTCGACGCGGGTATTCCGGCGAGGAACTGACCCTGGTCGAGCTGTCCTTTCTGCTTTGGGCCACCCAGGGAATCCGCAAGATGCTCGGCCAGGGCACGGCCTTGCGCACAGTGCCCTCGGCCGGAGCCCGGCACAGCTTCGAAACGTATCTGTTCATCAACAAGATTGTGGACGTGGCTCCAGGGCTGTACCGCTACCTGCCTCTGGACCACGCGCTGGTCCATGTCCGGGACGTGCCGGATATGGAGTCTGCTCTGGCCCGTGCCGCCTATGGTCAGAAATTCGTGGGCCGCGCCGCGGTCACCTTTGTCTGGGCCTGCATTCCTGAACGCATGGAATGGCGCTATGGTCTGACCGCCCATCGGGTCATTCTTCTGGACGCAGGCCATGTCTGCCAGAACCTTTATCTGGCCTGCGAGGCCGTGGGGGCCGGGACATGCGCCGTGGCCGCCTACGATCAGGCGGAAATGGATCAGCTGTTGGGCGTGGATGGCGAGGACGAATTTGCGGTCTACCTCGCGCCGGTGGGGAAGAAGGGATTGAAGATTGAAGATTGA
- the obgE gene encoding GTPase ObgE — translation MRFVDEAEITVRSGHGGHGCVSFRREKYIPRGGPDGGDGGRGADVVFRAEPKLLSLYDFRLKRVYEARNGQPGSGRERTGAAAEDLIVDVPLGTQLYEVDEDGERRLIVDLAVPGQTIVLAKGGRGGKGNTHFKSATMRTPRFAQPGEDGQEKRIKLELKILADVGIIGLPNAGKSTLISALSSARPKIAPYPFTTLSPNLGVMQGEHGERLVLADIPGLVSGAHEGRGLGHKFLKHVERTRFLLHVLSVEEIAGPEASGDGREGDPWAGYALLDEELAGFDPALSRKRQLLVVNKIDLWPEDRLAWLRERAEQDRPGLMLVSALEGTGLEELERRLWALLAESAGEDVPRTEDQADE, via the coding sequence ATGCGATTTGTCGATGAAGCGGAAATAACCGTGCGCTCCGGTCACGGTGGACATGGCTGCGTGTCCTTTCGGCGGGAAAAATACATTCCCAGGGGCGGTCCGGATGGCGGCGACGGAGGTCGGGGCGCGGATGTCGTGTTTCGGGCCGAGCCCAAGCTGCTGTCCTTGTATGATTTTCGACTCAAGCGAGTCTACGAGGCCCGCAATGGTCAGCCCGGCTCAGGCCGCGAACGGACCGGCGCGGCCGCCGAGGACCTGATCGTGGATGTTCCGCTGGGCACGCAGCTGTACGAGGTGGACGAGGACGGAGAGCGCCGTCTGATCGTGGATCTCGCCGTTCCGGGCCAGACCATCGTTCTGGCCAAGGGCGGTCGGGGCGGCAAGGGCAACACCCATTTCAAGTCCGCCACCATGCGTACGCCTCGGTTCGCCCAGCCCGGGGAAGACGGACAGGAGAAGCGGATCAAGCTGGAGTTGAAGATCCTGGCCGACGTCGGGATCATTGGGCTGCCCAACGCCGGCAAGTCCACGCTGATTTCCGCGCTGTCCTCGGCCCGACCGAAGATCGCCCCGTATCCGTTCACCACCCTGTCCCCCAACCTGGGCGTGATGCAGGGCGAGCATGGGGAGCGCCTCGTGCTGGCCGATATTCCGGGACTGGTCAGCGGGGCCCATGAAGGGCGCGGGCTGGGACACAAATTCCTGAAGCACGTGGAACGGACACGATTTCTGCTGCATGTCCTCAGCGTGGAGGAGATCGCCGGTCCCGAAGCGTCCGGAGATGGCCGGGAGGGAGATCCCTGGGCCGGTTACGCCCTGCTGGACGAGGAACTGGCCGGTTTCGATCCGGCCTTGAGCCGGAAGCGGCAGCTGCTGGTGGTGAACAAGATCGACCTCTGGCCCGAGGATCGCCTAGCCTGGTTGCGGGAGCGGGCGGAACAGGATCGGCCCGGGTTGATGTTGGTCTCCGCTCTGGAGGGAACGGGCCTGGAGGAACTGGAACGGCGCCTGTGGGCCCTGCTCGCGGAGTCGGCAGGAGAAGATGTGCCAAGGACAGAGGACCAAGCCGATGAGTGA
- a CDS encoding 4Fe-4S binding protein: MLSRFFLRNPATRAFYDQFVVRPDYSTWNWLHGYVYGRWPQLYIALGTGRHPLARALKPLFFLFRRAAASSEAPRSSSPGSKTFADTYHGKVLHLDHARKLVTVNRDIDLGDLEQVVPYAAAREIVLRHPDHILALDCPCRASSPHPCLPVGVCLIVGEPFAGFIAAHHPDKTRWISQEEAQEILKAEHDRGHVHHAFFKDVMLGRFYAICNCCSCCCGALRAHRGGTPMLASSGYVCAMDHARCVDCGLCAKQCQFRAIQRRGGEWEVDSAACMGCGVCVPRCPQAALNLVRAPHRGEPLDIQEIMTRRGLS, encoded by the coding sequence ATGCTGTCACGCTTTTTTTTACGCAATCCCGCTACCCGCGCCTTTTACGACCAGTTCGTCGTCAGACCCGACTATTCGACCTGGAACTGGCTGCATGGCTATGTTTACGGTCGCTGGCCCCAACTGTACATCGCCCTGGGGACGGGGCGGCATCCGTTGGCTCGGGCGTTGAAGCCTCTGTTTTTCTTGTTTCGAAGGGCCGCGGCGTCGAGCGAAGCGCCCAGGTCCTCCAGCCCGGGAAGTAAAACCTTCGCCGATACCTATCACGGCAAGGTGCTGCACCTGGACCATGCCCGAAAACTGGTGACGGTGAACCGAGACATCGATCTCGGCGACCTGGAACAGGTCGTCCCGTATGCCGCGGCCCGGGAAATCGTGCTGCGGCATCCGGACCATATCCTGGCCCTGGACTGTCCGTGTCGGGCCTCCAGCCCCCATCCCTGTCTCCCGGTGGGCGTCTGCCTGATCGTGGGAGAGCCCTTTGCCGGATTCATCGCCGCGCACCATCCGGATAAAACCCGCTGGATCTCCCAGGAGGAAGCCCAGGAGATTCTCAAGGCGGAACACGACCGGGGCCACGTCCATCATGCCTTTTTCAAGGACGTGATGCTCGGCAGGTTCTACGCCATCTGCAACTGCTGCTCCTGTTGTTGCGGGGCCTTGCGGGCCCACCGGGGCGGGACGCCCATGCTGGCCTCGTCCGGGTACGTTTGCGCCATGGATCATGCGCGCTGCGTTGATTGCGGATTGTGCGCCAAGCAGTGCCAGTTCCGGGCCATTCAGCGACGGGGCGGGGAGTGGGAAGTGGACAGTGCCGCCTGCATGGGCTGCGGGGTTTGCGTCCCCAGGTGTCCGCAAGCCGCCCTGAACCTGGTCCGCGCTCCGCATCGCGGCGAACCGTTGGATATTCAAGAAATCATGACCCGTCGCGGCCTCTCCTGA
- a CDS encoding chemotaxis protein CheX encodes MAVRFDVGIINPFLDAVVGVLGMMASVEVKPGKPYINRKRSAVGDVTGTIGISGSADGVMSLTLDEAVILKVVNNMLAENYTEINDEIADAVGELTNMIAGQARQDLVKEGLTLKASTPTVIIGKGHKISHITSSPILSIPFATSEGSLVVEVSFDSTEPETT; translated from the coding sequence ATGGCAGTTCGCTTCGATGTCGGCATCATCAATCCGTTCCTGGACGCGGTTGTCGGTGTTCTGGGCATGATGGCCTCGGTGGAGGTCAAACCCGGCAAACCGTATATCAATCGCAAGCGGTCCGCGGTGGGCGACGTCACCGGGACCATCGGCATTTCCGGATCCGCCGACGGGGTGATGTCGTTGACCCTGGACGAGGCGGTGATTTTGAAGGTCGTCAACAACATGCTCGCCGAGAACTATACGGAGATCAACGATGAAATCGCGGACGCCGTGGGCGAGTTGACGAACATGATCGCCGGACAGGCTCGCCAGGATTTGGTCAAGGAAGGCCTGACTCTCAAAGCCTCCACTCCCACGGTGATCATCGGCAAGGGGCACAAGATCAGCCACATCACCTCATCCCCGATCCTGTCCATTCCCTTCGCCACCAGCGAAGGCTCGTTGGTGGTGGAGGTCTCCTTTGACTCCACGGAGCCGGAAACCACCTGA
- a CDS encoding HDOD domain-containing protein: MIVAKKIPGVDGGILLESGALLGDEQIALLKNIGLSAAYVRLPVEMDLESEAARQAERHVRNFFIYVDPDHEALKSLFSIAVKRTAAAVTSGWEMPCESALRAKNVEHLSDEFIKDVGSAAQIVRHEVGLASFPDIYFKIREVLDNPKSSARDIADVVNTDVGFSAKLLKLVNSPFFGFTATVDSVSRAVSLVGAQEISTLALGISTINYFKNIPPELMDMRTFWRHSLRCAVFAKLIASKLKLPSERHFTAGLLHDVGRLVIFKNMAYASVEALLLARSDMVPLVEAENTVLDYNHADVGGVLLAEWGFPKALKDLISHHHAPEEAASRKEAAIIQLADIMANVAEISTGGFYALPGMTQEDWDLLELDAYFLSKLMDMHDAHFEEITAVLL; this comes from the coding sequence ATGATAGTGGCTAAAAAAATTCCGGGGGTGGACGGAGGTATTCTTCTGGAGTCCGGCGCATTGCTTGGCGATGAGCAGATCGCCCTGCTCAAGAATATCGGTCTCTCCGCCGCATATGTGCGTTTGCCCGTGGAGATGGACTTGGAATCCGAGGCCGCGCGTCAGGCTGAGCGCCATGTTCGGAATTTTTTCATCTATGTCGATCCGGATCATGAAGCCCTGAAAAGTCTTTTTTCCATCGCCGTGAAGCGTACGGCCGCTGCCGTGACAAGCGGTTGGGAGATGCCCTGCGAGAGTGCGCTGCGGGCCAAAAACGTGGAGCACCTTTCCGACGAGTTCATCAAGGACGTGGGCAGCGCCGCGCAAATCGTCCGCCATGAGGTTGGTCTGGCCTCATTTCCGGACATTTACTTTAAAATCCGAGAAGTCCTGGACAATCCCAAGAGTTCGGCCCGGGACATCGCCGATGTGGTGAACACGGACGTGGGTTTTTCGGCCAAGCTGCTCAAGCTGGTGAACAGTCCTTTTTTTGGATTCACCGCCACCGTTGATTCCGTTTCCCGGGCGGTCTCCCTGGTCGGGGCTCAGGAAATTTCCACCCTGGCCTTGGGCATTTCGACCATCAACTATTTCAAGAACATTCCCCCTGAGTTGATGGACATGCGCACGTTTTGGCGCCACTCCCTGCGTTGTGCCGTGTTTGCCAAGCTGATCGCGTCCAAGTTGAAGCTGCCTTCCGAGCGTCATTTCACCGCCGGGTTGCTGCACGACGTCGGCCGATTGGTCATTTTTAAAAACATGGCCTATGCGTCGGTTGAAGCGCTGCTCTTGGCCCGGAGCGACATGGTTCCTCTGGTGGAGGCCGAAAATACGGTCTTGGACTATAACCATGCCGACGTGGGGGGGGTATTGCTGGCCGAGTGGGGTTTTCCAAAAGCCTTGAAGGACCTCATCAGCCACCACCATGCCCCGGAAGAGGCCGCATCCAGGAAAGAGGCCGCCATCATTCAGCTCGCGGACATCATGGCCAATGTTGCGGAAATATCCACCGGCGGTTTCTATGCATTGCCCGGAATGACTCAGGAAGATTGGGATCTTCTGGAGTTGGACGCTTACTTTTTGTCCAAGCTGATGGATATGCACGACGCTCACTTCGAGGAAATCACGGCCGTGCTGCTGTAG
- a CDS encoding CheR family methyltransferase, with amino-acid sequence MALSTPSTLNLRQSPPISAKEFAELRQYIYDLAGIDIPERRKYLLENRLGPRLSELGLRSYGEYTMLLRRGPSKDEELKFFFSKITTNETSFYRDLKQLDVFEKHVLKEVLEERGKTDDKALHIWSAGCSSGEEPYTLGIMLHEALRMSIIGWKIRITANDLSPDMVAKARDGLYGEHALRTTPKDIVDRYFSKEPSGYRIHPKVKKLVSLGLINLNDKLAVKRVPRSHIIFCRNVIIYFDDDMKQRVIAGFYDNLLPGGYLVLGHSETIHKHSRAFKPLIKPGGIVYRKET; translated from the coding sequence ATGGCTCTGAGCACACCAAGCACCTTGAATCTGCGGCAATCGCCGCCGATCAGCGCCAAGGAGTTCGCTGAACTGCGCCAATATATCTATGATCTTGCCGGTATCGACATCCCGGAGCGGCGCAAATATCTCCTAGAAAATCGTCTTGGCCCGCGACTCTCGGAACTGGGTTTGCGCAGTTACGGCGAATACACGATGCTCCTGCGGCGCGGTCCGAGCAAGGACGAGGAGCTGAAATTCTTTTTTTCCAAGATCACCACCAATGAGACCAGCTTTTATCGGGATCTTAAGCAATTGGACGTCTTTGAAAAGCATGTGCTCAAGGAAGTGCTGGAGGAGCGGGGCAAAACGGACGACAAGGCCTTGCACATTTGGTCCGCCGGTTGTTCCTCCGGGGAAGAGCCCTATACCCTGGGCATCATGCTGCACGAGGCCTTGCGCATGTCCATCATCGGGTGGAAGATACGGATCACGGCCAATGATCTTTCCCCGGACATGGTCGCCAAGGCCAGGGACGGCTTGTACGGCGAACACGCCTTGCGAACCACGCCCAAGGACATCGTTGACCGGTATTTCTCCAAGGAGCCCAGCGGCTACAGAATCCACCCCAAGGTCAAAAAGCTCGTCTCTCTAGGGCTGATCAATCTGAACGACAAGCTGGCCGTGAAGCGCGTACCGCGGTCGCACATAATCTTTTGCCGCAACGTGATCATCTATTTTGACGACGACATGAAACAGAGAGTCATCGCCGGTTTTTACGACAATTTGCTGCCCGGGGGATACCTTGTGCTTGGTCACTCCGAAACCATTCACAAGCATTCTCGCGCCTTCAAGCCCCTGATCAAGCCCGGGGGGATCGTGTACAGAAAGGAAACGTGA
- the rpmA gene encoding 50S ribosomal protein L27, with protein sequence MAHKKAGGSSRNGRDSAGQRRGVKRFGGQQVLAGNILVRQLGTKFHPGKNVGMGRDYTLFALTDGVVQFERYTRQRKVKTRVNIVPAS encoded by the coding sequence ATGGCACATAAAAAGGCTGGAGGAAGCTCCAGAAACGGTCGCGACAGCGCTGGTCAGCGTCGCGGTGTGAAGCGCTTCGGCGGCCAGCAGGTTTTGGCCGGCAATATCCTCGTCCGCCAGTTGGGGACCAAATTTCATCCCGGCAAGAATGTCGGCATGGGGCGGGATTACACCCTGTTCGCGTTGACCGACGGCGTGGTTCAGTTCGAACGCTACACCCGGCAGCGTAAGGTCAAGACCAGGGTCAATATCGTTCCCGCGAGTTAG
- the rplU gene encoding 50S ribosomal protein L21, whose amino-acid sequence MKYAIVESGGKQYRMEEGASLKVDRIHAEPGAEVFLDKVLLVGDGDEAAAGQPYVPEAKVACEVLEHGRDKKIIVFRFWRRKDSRKKQGHRQEFTRIMVKSIQA is encoded by the coding sequence ATGAAATATGCAATCGTGGAGTCGGGCGGAAAACAATACCGCATGGAAGAGGGAGCGAGCCTCAAGGTCGACAGGATTCACGCCGAACCCGGCGCGGAAGTCTTCCTGGACAAGGTTCTGCTTGTCGGTGATGGCGATGAAGCCGCCGCCGGTCAACCGTACGTGCCGGAGGCCAAGGTGGCCTGTGAGGTCCTGGAGCACGGACGGGACAAGAAGATCATCGTGTTTCGGTTCTGGCGACGCAAGGATTCCAGGAAAAAGCAGGGGCATCGTCAGGAATTCACCCGAATCATGGTCAAATCCATTCAGGCTTAG
- a CDS encoding ComF family protein — translation MGEFSQAELGLSSLRHVAGRCRGVVADFFRSGFPALGRRCPVCGILADVDAPGGAGAWGDDSSGVFGVCAACRAELPQRTEGFCLRCGLIFRVSSEPATLCLDCRVAPPPWEDAFFYGPYEGRLKALVLRFKFQAQLGLGEVLHGLLRRSLEFRDVPGHDLIVPVPLHPRRLRGRGFNQSLELARGLAQDKFGGKSGGKFGGKFAGRYGRLEPHALVRLRDTPPQHTLPRAVRRRNLAGAFLADPARVRGRSVLLVDDILTTGATVRAATRELKRCGATRVDLLVLARA, via the coding sequence ATGGGCGAATTTAGTCAAGCAGAACTCGGCCTGAGTTCGCTTCGGCATGTCGCGGGCCGGTGTCGTGGCGTTGTCGCGGACTTTTTTCGATCCGGCTTTCCAGCGCTGGGGCGACGGTGTCCGGTTTGCGGAATTCTTGCGGACGTGGATGCTCCAGGAGGGGCCGGAGCATGGGGCGACGATTCGAGTGGGGTTTTCGGCGTATGTGCCGCCTGTCGAGCCGAACTGCCGCAACGGACCGAGGGGTTTTGTCTTCGCTGCGGCCTGATCTTTCGTGTTTCCTCGGAACCCGCGACGTTGTGCCTGGATTGTCGCGTCGCTCCGCCGCCCTGGGAGGACGCTTTTTTTTATGGGCCGTACGAGGGACGGCTTAAGGCTCTGGTATTGCGTTTCAAGTTCCAGGCTCAGCTCGGGCTTGGCGAGGTGCTGCACGGCCTACTCCGCCGCTCGCTGGAATTTCGCGACGTCCCCGGCCATGACCTGATCGTCCCCGTGCCGTTGCACCCCCGACGTCTGCGAGGGCGCGGATTCAATCAGAGCCTGGAACTGGCCCGGGGCTTGGCCCAAGACAAGTTCGGGGGGAAGTCCGGGGGCAAATTCGGAGGCAAGTTCGCAGGCAGGTACGGGCGGTTGGAACCCCATGCCTTGGTTCGGTTGCGCGATACGCCGCCCCAGCATACCCTGCCCAGGGCCGTACGCAGGCGCAACCTGGCCGGGGCTTTTCTGGCCGACCCCGCCAGAGTTCGCGGCCGGTCCGTGCTGTTGGTGGACGACATCCTGACCACCGGAGCCACGGTCCGAGCCGCGACCAGAGAATTGAAGCGGTGTGGAGCGACACGCGTCGACCTGCTTGTTCTGGCCAGGGCCTGA
- a CDS encoding flavodoxin family protein, with protein MSPPVDSMEEIAPYAVGDFTSPAIFSCSPRSGGNSDNAAEFFREGVRLAGGRGQLFYLRDYAVHSCLGCMRCEQDPRGECFLTARDQSSPLFQALLAAPMLFIAAPIYFYHLPSQFKAWIDRSQSYYLRWERGDPLLKNLPPRPAVVNLVAGRRQGERLFEGTLLTLKYFLATFNFTIQEHHAFRGIDASEDLRMHPQAGEELIAAGREAWANLVKQNSA; from the coding sequence ATGTCCCCCCCCGTCGACTCTATGGAGGAGATCGCGCCCTACGCCGTTGGCGACTTTACCTCTCCGGCGATTTTTTCGTGTAGTCCGCGTAGCGGGGGCAACAGCGACAACGCGGCGGAATTTTTTCGGGAGGGGGTGCGTCTGGCCGGAGGGCGCGGCCAATTGTTTTATCTCAGAGATTACGCCGTTCATTCTTGTCTGGGCTGCATGCGCTGCGAACAGGATCCGCGAGGAGAGTGCTTTTTGACCGCTCGGGATCAAAGCTCGCCTTTGTTCCAGGCTTTGCTGGCCGCGCCGATGCTCTTCATCGCCGCGCCCATCTACTTCTATCACCTGCCGTCTCAGTTCAAGGCCTGGATCGACCGCAGCCAGTCATATTATCTGCGCTGGGAGCGAGGAGATCCGCTGCTTAAGAACCTTCCCCCGCGTCCGGCGGTGGTCAACCTGGTGGCCGGTCGGCGTCAGGGCGAACGATTGTTCGAAGGGACGCTGCTGACGTTGAAGTACTTTCTGGCCACCTTCAATTTCACCATTCAGGAACACCACGCTTTTCGCGGCATCGATGCATCCGAGGATTTGCGCATGCATCCTCAGGCCGGGGAAGAGTTGATCGCCGCGGGTCGGGAGGCATGGGCGAATTTAGTCAAGCAGAACTCGGCCTGA